A genomic region of Macrobrachium nipponense isolate FS-2020 chromosome 40, ASM1510439v2, whole genome shotgun sequence contains the following coding sequences:
- the LOC135212173 gene encoding uncharacterized protein LOC135212173, protein METKDDKWVCKASDQEKLHEISHKRGSFLLAYQLSLSSIQPLQESHVKTALIHFQRKCQAFQICFGQRDGQTWLRYRDTEDIDFKVVKDVGPDYITDLLHIYQYNSEEGPLWCARLLLDTDADSLALDKDLAHTSQLFIGVHHAITDGLSMLKVCGGLIKILNDVIANKPISDEEHIGYFVSDTKTEELVALKMTAIQNDPSLKQELISRAEEKGVEIPLLLTVEPPPEGEDKTCNLTRVLDKNTTKRFISRCKAEGVSIHSAFAALADASIVTLLVEKNNIQNSYKMCNGHIINLRRYWTGDCSDAMGCHARGPLNLWTDVPRDLSGKFWDFARTLHRDLHRDLENESILFQMAYIKLCSKKDQSYDDIFYQANPMQIDCVFSNLGDVTDLLTDDGPYVRPYLLKRHLSLHRTDIKNFAYFFHSFRGRLILNLLYNSKYVAKAVAQQHCSQIFDTMEKVINGTFH, encoded by the exons ATGGAAACGAAGGACGACAAGTGGGTCTGCAAAGCGTCTGATCAGGAGAAACTGCACGAAATTTCTCATAAGAGAGGCAGCTTCTTATTGGCCTACCAGTTAAGTCTGAGCAGCATCCAGCCTCTACAAGAGAGCCACGTGAAAACCGCactgattcatttccaaag GAAGTGTCAAGCATTCCAAATCTGCTTTGGCCAACGTGATGGCCAAACGTGGCTTCGATACAGGGATACGGAGGACATTGATTTTAAG GTGGTGAAAGATGTTGGACCTGATTACATAACGGATCTCCTCCACATTTACCAGTACAATTCAGAGGAAGGACCTTTATGGTGTGCAAGATTGTTATTAGACACTGATGCTGATTCTTTGGCCTTGGATAAAGACCTTGCTCATACTTCTCAGTTGTTTATTGGCGTACACCACGCAATCACAGATGGACTGTCTATGTTGAAGGTCTGTGGAGGTCTCATCAAAATTCTTAATGACGTCATAGCTAATAAGCCAATAAGTGACGAAGAACACATTGGATACTTTGTATCAGATACAAAAACAGAGGAGTTAGTGGCTCTGAAAATGACTGCCATTCAAAATGATCCATCTCTAAAGCAGGAGCTTATTTCAAGAGCGGAGGAAAAAGGCGTTGAAATTCCTCTACTTTTGACAGTTGAACCTCCTCCTGAAGGAGAAGACAAAACTTGTAACTTGACACGGGTCTTAGACAAAAACACAACTAAAAGATTTATCAGCAGATGTAAAGCTGAAGGTGTATCCATTCATTCTGCCTTTGCAGCTCTTGCCGATGCATCCATCGTCACTTTGTTGGTGGAGAAAAATAACATCCAAAATTCTTATAAGATGTGTAATGGCCACATCATTAACTTGCGGCGTTACTGGACTGGAGACTGTTCTGACGCCATGGGGTGTCATGCCCGTGGGCCACTCAATTTATGGACAGACGTGCCAAGGGACCTCAGTGGAAAGTTCTGGGACTTTGCTAGAACTCTCCATCGAGATCTTCATCGCGACTTAGAAAACGAATCTATTCTCTTCCAAATGGCTTACATAAAGTTATGTAGCAAGAAAGACCAGAGCTATGATGATATCTTCTATCAAGCCAACCCAATGCAAATCGACTGTGTATTTTCTAATTTAGGAGATGTAACAGATCTATTGACTGATGATGGACCTTATGTAAGGCCTTATCTTCTGAAACGACATCTGTCACTCCATCGTACAGATATAAAAAACTTTGCTTATTTCTTCCACTCCTTCCGAGGACGACTAATACTCAATCTGTTATATAACTCTAAATATGTTGCAAAAGCTGTAGCACAACAGCACTGCAGTCAGATTTTTGACACAATGGAAAAAGTAATCAATGGAACTTTCCACTGA